From Coraliomargarita sinensis, a single genomic window includes:
- a CDS encoding MFS transporter, which yields MAWYLPITQLDDADRKKGLKYLFYDGLCSHAMALLVTGAFLPGMALALGASNFVIGLLASLAPISQMAQIPAILLVEKIGLRKLLTVVFAGASRLSLVAAAFTPFFAPEGTGVFLFTLFMMLFFFGGSVAGCSWNSWIKDIVPEKTMGSYLASRLAAATALGATLSLAAGFSVDGLTNIYDDLARAYAVIFLIAAGFGLYGTGLLTHVPEPRMAAREADRHWLSTLIEPVQDHNFRKLLFFSAAWSFTVIMSGAFFAVYMLKRIGIPMSGVILLALLSQVTNVYFFKVWGRIADHFSNKSVLAVSVPLYVLLLLTYPFTTLPERYSLTIPLLIFIHLVGGISTAGFNLCAANIALKLAPRGKATAYLGTNAFCAGLAATIAPVIGGLIGSFFAIKEISINIFYRKDIAEMADAVAIPALSLRGIDFVFCASAMMGLYAWHRLSLIEEAGTVSESEVRDQVFASVRNSFFTPSGLNMGMRRMTAFPYEILRKTTRSTSSTINRMTRRGPD from the coding sequence ATGGCATGGTATCTCCCGATTACTCAGCTGGATGACGCGGACCGGAAGAAGGGGCTGAAGTATCTCTTTTACGACGGCTTGTGCTCGCACGCGATGGCACTGCTGGTGACCGGAGCTTTCCTGCCGGGCATGGCTTTGGCCCTGGGGGCCAGTAACTTCGTGATCGGTCTTCTGGCCAGCTTGGCCCCCATATCACAAATGGCGCAAATACCGGCAATACTGCTGGTTGAGAAAATAGGACTCCGCAAATTACTGACCGTGGTATTTGCCGGTGCCTCGAGACTATCGCTGGTCGCCGCAGCCTTTACCCCGTTTTTTGCACCGGAAGGAACCGGCGTGTTTCTCTTCACCCTGTTCATGATGCTTTTCTTTTTTGGAGGTTCGGTGGCAGGTTGTTCCTGGAACTCATGGATCAAAGACATCGTTCCGGAAAAAACCATGGGTAGCTATCTGGCCTCGCGACTGGCAGCTGCCACCGCACTGGGGGCCACCTTGAGCCTTGCGGCTGGCTTCAGCGTCGATGGGCTGACAAATATCTACGACGATCTTGCACGTGCCTATGCGGTCATTTTCCTCATCGCGGCCGGTTTCGGACTCTATGGTACGGGATTGCTGACCCATGTCCCGGAGCCGAGAATGGCGGCACGAGAAGCCGACCGGCATTGGCTCTCCACCTTAATCGAGCCGGTTCAGGACCATAATTTCCGGAAGCTGCTCTTCTTCTCTGCCGCCTGGAGTTTTACCGTAATCATGTCCGGTGCCTTTTTCGCCGTTTACATGCTCAAGCGCATCGGCATCCCCATGAGCGGGGTCATCCTGCTGGCGCTGCTCAGCCAGGTGACCAACGTTTACTTTTTCAAAGTCTGGGGGCGAATCGCCGACCATTTCAGCAATAAGAGCGTGCTGGCTGTTTCCGTGCCGCTTTACGTGCTCTTGTTATTAACCTACCCATTTACCACTCTGCCCGAGCGCTACAGCCTGACGATCCCCTTACTGATTTTCATTCATCTTGTGGGTGGCATATCCACCGCAGGCTTCAATCTCTGCGCGGCCAATATTGCACTCAAACTGGCCCCGCGGGGCAAGGCCACCGCCTACCTCGGCACCAATGCATTTTGCGCCGGTCTCGCAGCCACGATCGCACCGGTCATCGGCGGCCTGATCGGCAGCTTTTTTGCCATTAAGGAAATCAGCATCAACATCTTCTACCGAAAGGATATCGCAGAGATGGCCGATGCCGTGGCGATTCCTGCACTTAGCCTGCGCGGCATTGATTTCGTGTTTTGTGCATCCGCCATGATGGGGCTCTACGCATGGCATCGCCTATCGCTTATCGAAGAGGCCGGCACGGTAAGCGAATCCGAGGTCCGCGATCAGGTATTCGCATCAGTGCGCAACAGCTTTTTCACCCCATCCGGGCTGAACATGGGCATGCGGCGCATGACCGCTTTCCCTTATGAAATACTCCGCAAGACGACGCGGTCGACTTCGTCGACAATCAATCGAATGACCAGGCGTGGACCCGATTAA
- a CDS encoding pyrophosphate--fructose-6-phosphate 1-phosphotransferase gives MSEAKPVQKVAILTAGGLAPCLSSAIGGLIERYTELYPDIEIICYRGGYKGLLQGDSIPVTKEIRATAATLHKHGGSPIGNSRVKLTNVKDCVKRGLVKEGEDPLKVAADRLSKDGVDVLHTIGGDDTNTTAADLAAYLAENDYDLTVVGLPKTIDNDVFPIAQSLGAWTAAEEGAKYFENVVAEHNANPRMLIIHEVMGRNCGWLTAATADAYRSRLDSLDWADAIGLTPARKDVHAIFIPEMEIDIKAEAQRLKAVMDEHDNVNIFISEGAGVENIIKEMEAAGEEVPRDAFGHVKLDAVNPGKWFGEQFAEMLGAEKVLVQKSGYFSRAAPANIDDIRLIKSCTDLAVDCAVVRESGVIGHDEDDRNILRAIEFPRIAGGKPFNIDTPWFEELLESIGQPKGANIAKAGH, from the coding sequence ATGTCTGAAGCAAAACCTGTTCAAAAAGTAGCTATCCTCACTGCCGGCGGCCTCGCCCCCTGCCTTTCGTCTGCCATCGGCGGACTGATCGAGCGCTATACCGAGCTCTATCCGGATATCGAAATCATCTGCTATCGCGGTGGTTACAAGGGCCTGCTTCAGGGTGACAGCATTCCCGTGACAAAGGAGATCCGTGCCACGGCAGCCACACTGCACAAACACGGCGGCAGCCCCATCGGCAACAGCCGGGTCAAGCTGACCAATGTGAAGGACTGCGTGAAGCGCGGCTTGGTCAAAGAAGGTGAGGACCCGCTGAAGGTCGCCGCCGACCGACTCAGCAAAGACGGCGTCGATGTGCTGCATACCATCGGGGGCGACGACACCAACACCACGGCTGCCGACCTCGCCGCGTATCTGGCGGAAAACGATTACGATCTGACCGTCGTCGGCCTGCCCAAGACAATCGACAACGATGTCTTTCCCATTGCCCAGAGCCTCGGGGCTTGGACCGCCGCGGAGGAAGGGGCCAAGTATTTCGAAAACGTAGTTGCCGAACACAATGCCAACCCGCGCATGCTCATCATCCACGAAGTGATGGGACGCAACTGCGGCTGGTTGACCGCTGCCACGGCCGATGCTTACCGCAGCCGGCTGGACAGTCTCGATTGGGCGGATGCAATCGGCCTCACTCCGGCCCGAAAGGATGTGCACGCCATTTTCATCCCGGAAATGGAGATCGACATCAAGGCCGAAGCCCAGCGCCTGAAGGCAGTCATGGATGAGCACGACAATGTAAACATCTTCATCTCCGAAGGTGCCGGTGTCGAAAACATCATCAAAGAGATGGAAGCGGCCGGCGAAGAAGTGCCGCGCGACGCCTTCGGCCACGTCAAGCTCGACGCGGTCAACCCCGGCAAATGGTTCGGTGAACAATTTGCCGAAATGCTCGGTGCGGAAAAAGTGCTGGTGCAAAAGAGCGGCTACTTCTCAAGGGCTGCTCCGGCCAACATCGATGACATCCGCCTGATCAAGAGCTGCACCGACCTCGCAGTGGATTGCGCCGTAGTTCGGGAGAGCGGCGTGATCGGCCACGACGAGGACGACCGCAACATTCTCCGTGCCATCGAGTTCCCCCGTATCGCCGGTGGCAAGCCCTTCAATATCGACACACCCTGGTTCGAAGAGCTTCTCGAATCGATCGGTCAGCCGAAAGGCGCCAACATCGCCAAGGCCGGACACTAG
- a CDS encoding RNA recognition motif domain-containing protein, with amino-acid sequence MNTKMYVGNLSYDATDGDLRELFEAHGAVTDVFIVKDRESGRPRGFAFVSMETPEEMTAAIEGLNGEEFLGRALTINEARPREERPQGGRKFGGGGGGRGGFNRGGGRGGFDRRGGDRRGGRGESEASY; translated from the coding sequence ATGAATACAAAGATGTATGTAGGCAATTTGTCCTACGACGCTACCGACGGTGATCTCCGTGAGCTTTTTGAAGCCCATGGCGCCGTAACCGACGTTTTCATCGTCAAAGACCGGGAGTCCGGCCGCCCACGCGGTTTCGCTTTCGTCTCGATGGAAACTCCTGAAGAAATGACTGCAGCGATTGAAGGCCTCAACGGTGAGGAATTCCTTGGTCGTGCACTGACAATTAACGAAGCACGTCCGCGTGAAGAGCGCCCTCAAGGCGGCCGCAAGTTTGGCGGCGGCGGAGGAGGCCGTGGAGGATTCAACCGTGGCGGTGGCCGCGGTGGATTCGATCGTCGCGGCGGTGACCGCCGTGGTGGTCGCGGAGAGTCAGAAGCAAGTTACTAG
- a CDS encoding succinylglutamate desuccinylase/aspartoacylase family protein yields MSKEDLFEIAGQSIPLGTNEDVRLPISQTYTGDPIGIPVRIIRADEPGPKIFVTAAIHGDEINGTGIIHDFLFNDRPQLTCGTLVLAPVVNVFGFESHERYLPDRRDLNRSFPGSESGSLASRIAHTLMQELVQHCDYGIDLHTAAVQRTNFPNVRADLSNPRTRRLATAFGCMLTVDGKGPLGSFRREATRAGCPTIILEAGEPWKVEPSVLQIGIRGIRNVLSELGMVERPVEKPPFQVKIRKTTWVRAAVGGILKFHVSPGDFVEADQAVATNYSIMGVEQSVLTSPVPGIVLGMATLPAVKPGEPICHIATMSEGQVRRFRKKLEATRSDLHAQVQADLATNLDVVPG; encoded by the coding sequence ATGAGCAAAGAAGATTTATTTGAAATCGCGGGGCAGTCGATTCCCCTCGGCACGAACGAGGATGTCAGGTTGCCGATTTCACAAACTTACACCGGCGATCCCATCGGGATCCCCGTGCGAATTATTCGTGCCGACGAGCCCGGGCCGAAAATTTTTGTAACTGCCGCGATTCATGGTGACGAGATTAACGGCACGGGGATCATACATGATTTTCTTTTCAATGACCGTCCGCAGCTGACCTGTGGCACTTTGGTCCTGGCCCCGGTGGTCAATGTCTTTGGCTTTGAGTCGCACGAGCGTTACCTGCCCGACCGCCGCGATTTGAACCGCAGTTTTCCGGGGAGTGAATCTGGCAGTCTGGCCAGCCGGATTGCCCATACCCTCATGCAGGAGTTGGTCCAGCACTGTGACTACGGCATCGACCTGCACACGGCTGCGGTTCAACGCACCAACTTCCCCAATGTCAGGGCGGATTTAAGTAATCCGCGGACGCGGCGCCTGGCCACCGCCTTCGGATGTATGCTGACGGTGGATGGTAAAGGGCCGCTCGGGTCCTTTCGGCGCGAGGCGACCCGGGCGGGCTGCCCGACTATTATTCTCGAGGCCGGGGAGCCATGGAAGGTGGAACCATCGGTCCTGCAGATCGGGATACGCGGGATTCGCAATGTACTTTCCGAATTGGGCATGGTCGAACGACCCGTGGAAAAGCCGCCCTTTCAGGTCAAGATTCGTAAAACCACCTGGGTGCGGGCAGCTGTCGGTGGTATTCTCAAGTTTCACGTCAGCCCCGGCGATTTCGTGGAGGCGGACCAGGCTGTGGCGACCAACTACAGCATTATGGGCGTCGAACAGTCCGTGCTGACCAGCCCCGTGCCCGGGATCGTTCTCGGGATGGCAACACTACCGGCCGTGAAGCCAGGAGAACCGATCTGCCATATCGCCACCATGAGCGAGGGGCAGGTGCGCCGCTTCCGCAAAAAGTTGGAGGCGACCCGCAGCGATCTGCATGCACAGGTGCAGGCCGATCTGGCGACCAACCTCGATGTTGTGCCGGGCTAG
- a CDS encoding MFS transporter codes for MPEPDLEKIALRNVRNFTLFRVFFTARFYYPVYAVLFLDYGLSWEQFGVLNAVWAATIVLAEVPSGALADTIGRRTLLILTGILMVLEMAVLLAAPIGGGSLLFYLFLANRVLSGLAEAAASGADEALTFDSLKAAGMEQRWGHVLERVQRDTSLAFFFAMTIGAAVYDPEMVNAVLNFLGAGFHVEQSQLVKMPILLTMLSGMIVFAMALRMRETNKPQRVALAETIRESGRKTLAAGRWIWKTPLPFGIILAAMVIDSVIRQFLTMASEYWKVIEYPIASYGLIGSGMALLGLFVPRIARLMSDRNSPVRNFLYTSSVVLVGLAGLAMAIPYWGILPAVLLYASIQLTGFFVSRYLNEVADSEQRATVLSFRGLSTNVSYGLVSLLFSGLIASIKLQEVVGEYATEEAFQNAVFVDALAWFAPWFALTVVMVFVAHRLRFGRK; via the coding sequence ATGCCTGAACCGGATCTTGAAAAAATCGCCCTGCGCAACGTGCGCAACTTCACGCTCTTCCGCGTGTTTTTTACGGCGCGCTTTTATTATCCGGTCTACGCGGTTCTCTTCCTCGACTATGGGCTGTCCTGGGAGCAGTTCGGTGTACTGAATGCGGTTTGGGCGGCTACAATTGTTCTGGCTGAAGTTCCCTCGGGCGCTCTGGCCGATACGATCGGGCGTCGTACTTTGTTGATCCTGACCGGTATTTTAATGGTGCTGGAAATGGCAGTCCTGCTCGCCGCGCCGATTGGCGGAGGCAGTTTGCTCTTTTACCTCTTTCTGGCCAATCGCGTGCTCAGTGGTCTGGCGGAAGCGGCTGCGAGCGGGGCGGACGAGGCCTTAACCTTTGATTCACTCAAAGCGGCAGGTATGGAGCAGCGATGGGGGCACGTGCTTGAGCGGGTACAACGGGATACTTCACTGGCCTTTTTCTTTGCCATGACAATCGGGGCTGCCGTCTATGATCCCGAGATGGTCAACGCGGTACTCAACTTTCTCGGGGCCGGCTTTCATGTCGAGCAGTCCCAGTTGGTCAAAATGCCGATTTTACTGACCATGCTGTCGGGGATGATTGTATTCGCAATGGCGCTTCGCATGCGGGAGACGAATAAACCTCAGCGTGTCGCGCTAGCTGAAACAATTAGAGAAAGTGGTCGAAAGACTTTGGCAGCTGGACGCTGGATTTGGAAGACGCCCTTGCCTTTCGGAATTATCCTCGCCGCTATGGTGATCGACAGTGTGATCCGGCAGTTTTTGACCATGGCCAGTGAGTATTGGAAAGTGATCGAGTATCCAATCGCCAGCTACGGATTGATCGGTTCGGGGATGGCTCTGCTGGGACTCTTTGTTCCGCGTATCGCCCGCCTGATGTCCGATCGGAACTCACCGGTCCGCAACTTCCTCTACACCAGTTCGGTCGTTTTGGTTGGTTTGGCAGGCCTGGCGATGGCCATCCCTTACTGGGGTATTCTGCCAGCCGTCCTCCTCTATGCCTCCATTCAGTTGACGGGTTTCTTTGTCAGCCGCTACCTCAATGAAGTGGCCGATTCCGAACAACGTGCAACCGTGTTGAGCTTCCGCGGGCTCTCGACCAATGTCAGTTATGGTCTGGTATCTCTGCTTTTCTCCGGTCTAATCGCCTCAATCAAGTTACAAGAGGTTGTGGGTGAATATGCTACGGAAGAAGCTTTTCAGAATGCCGTCTTTGTGGACGCGTTGGCTTGGTTCGCTCCCTGGTTTGCCCTCACGGTCGTTATGGTTTTTGTAGCGCATCGGTTGCGGTTTGGCAGAAAGTGA
- a CDS encoding phosphotransferase enzyme family protein yields the protein MIAETIAMQFQVPGQLVALESIGSGNVNDTYRVVLRTTFSEEQYILQRINQSVFKNPALVMSNMKAVTDHAHKRILEEADQADRIWQLPRVIPAMNGDDFVVDEKGGYWRALSMIASTNSYERISIPEHAAEAGRVLGHFQRIIADFPIGELEDTLPGFHITPEYLRKYDATLAQRSAQERLELSAEARRLAQFVEDRRDFVSILESALERGELTQRPIHGDPKITNVMIDKVTGKGTSIVDLDTVKPGLVHYDFGDAVRSGCNPAGEEATDLKEVKLDLDLFQALVQGYLSEAKGFLTENDKKYLYDSVRLIAFELGLRFFADYLAGNVYFKTSYEAQNLNRARVQFSLCESIETRESQMRRILETHC from the coding sequence ATGATTGCGGAAACCATAGCGATGCAGTTTCAAGTGCCGGGGCAGCTGGTGGCGCTGGAGTCGATTGGCTCGGGTAATGTGAACGACACCTACAGGGTGGTCTTACGGACGACGTTTTCCGAAGAGCAATATATCCTGCAGCGGATCAACCAGTCGGTTTTTAAGAATCCGGCTCTGGTGATGTCCAACATGAAGGCCGTTACCGACCACGCGCATAAACGTATTCTTGAGGAGGCGGATCAGGCGGACCGGATTTGGCAACTGCCCCGTGTGATTCCGGCGATGAACGGGGATGATTTCGTGGTGGATGAAAAGGGCGGCTACTGGCGGGCCCTTTCCATGATCGCGAGCACGAACAGTTATGAGAGGATCAGCATTCCCGAGCATGCCGCCGAGGCCGGACGTGTGCTGGGGCATTTCCAGCGTATCATCGCGGATTTTCCCATAGGTGAACTTGAAGACACACTACCCGGATTCCACATCACTCCGGAGTACCTGCGCAAATACGATGCGACGTTGGCTCAGAGGAGTGCGCAAGAACGCTTGGAGCTTTCGGCCGAGGCACGACGTCTGGCTCAGTTCGTTGAGGACCGACGCGATTTCGTCAGTATTCTTGAATCGGCTCTGGAGCGTGGGGAGCTGACGCAGCGACCAATCCACGGGGATCCGAAGATCACCAACGTAATGATTGATAAAGTAACCGGGAAGGGAACCAGCATCGTCGATCTCGATACGGTCAAGCCTGGTCTGGTGCACTATGATTTTGGCGATGCGGTGCGAAGCGGTTGCAACCCTGCGGGGGAAGAGGCGACTGATCTCAAGGAAGTTAAGCTGGATCTGGATCTCTTTCAGGCTCTGGTGCAGGGTTATCTCTCGGAGGCCAAGGGTTTTCTGACCGAAAACGATAAGAAGTATCTCTACGATTCGGTCCGGCTTATCGCCTTCGAACTCGGGTTGCGATTTTTTGCCGATTATCTCGCGGGGAACGTTTATTTCAAAACCAGCTACGAAGCACAGAACCTCAACCGTGCACGGGTTCAGTTTTCGCTCTGCGAAAGCATCGAGACAAGAGAGAGCCAGATGCGCCGGATCCTGGAGACGCATTGCTAG
- a CDS encoding sulfatase-like hydrolase/transferase, with amino-acid sequence MPRPPNIILIMVDDMGLGGLSCYDNQYYKTPELDQLAAEGLLLTDYHSNGTVCSPTRAALMTGRYQYRMGCHYVINANPEHKDHRRGLPASEWTLAEALKESGYTTAIFGKWHLGYKEEFNPVRHGFDQFNGFVSGNIDAHSHYDRMITKDWWQNQKREDEPGYHTDLITQHTINFIRDHSDRPFFIYVSHGAPHSPHQARGSEILRGPDRGRVPPWGEPGMVYSETPGDPDWLMKHFILPVDEGVGEIKAEIEHLGLEENTIIWFVSDNGGTNANGTLSSNARGRKGQTYEGGHRVPGIVWAPGRVRPGTSPELIASFDIMPTSLAMADIMVPEHIEFDGIDVGPALSKSETLPERTLIWKRGQRIGLRQGPWKLVDDELYNLESDPRETNDLASKYPDRLARMQREFQSVFESAVAESPYD; translated from the coding sequence ATGCCAAGGCCACCAAACATCATCCTGATCATGGTCGACGATATGGGCCTCGGCGGTCTCAGTTGTTACGACAATCAATACTACAAGACACCTGAACTGGATCAGCTGGCCGCCGAAGGCTTGTTACTCACGGACTACCATTCCAATGGAACGGTCTGTTCACCCACCCGCGCCGCCCTGATGACAGGGCGCTACCAATACCGCATGGGGTGCCATTATGTCATTAACGCCAATCCCGAGCATAAAGATCATCGACGCGGTCTGCCGGCAAGTGAATGGACGCTGGCCGAAGCGCTCAAAGAGTCCGGATACACCACCGCAATTTTCGGCAAATGGCACCTCGGCTACAAAGAAGAATTCAATCCGGTGCGTCACGGCTTCGATCAGTTTAATGGCTTTGTCAGCGGGAATATCGACGCCCACTCCCACTATGACCGTATGATTACCAAGGATTGGTGGCAGAACCAAAAACGGGAGGACGAACCGGGCTACCATACTGATTTGATCACTCAGCATACCATTAACTTTATCCGGGATCATTCGGACCGGCCTTTCTTTATCTATGTTTCTCACGGGGCCCCGCATAGCCCGCACCAGGCCCGTGGCTCTGAGATACTCCGCGGTCCGGACAGAGGAAGGGTCCCGCCCTGGGGCGAGCCAGGCATGGTTTACTCCGAAACGCCCGGCGATCCCGACTGGCTGATGAAACATTTTATCCTGCCGGTGGATGAGGGTGTCGGCGAGATTAAAGCGGAAATTGAACACCTGGGCCTCGAGGAAAACACCATTATCTGGTTCGTTTCCGACAACGGTGGGACAAATGCAAACGGCACGCTGAGCTCGAATGCGCGGGGCAGGAAGGGACAAACCTACGAGGGCGGCCATCGTGTGCCCGGAATTGTTTGGGCACCGGGCCGGGTACGGCCTGGTACGAGCCCTGAACTGATCGCGAGTTTCGACATTATGCCGACAAGTCTTGCCATGGCCGATATCATGGTTCCTGAGCATATCGAGTTTGACGGCATCGATGTCGGTCCGGCCCTTAGCAAATCTGAAACGTTGCCGGAGAGAACCTTGATCTGGAAGCGCGGCCAACGCATTGGCTTGCGACAGGGACCGTGGAAACTGGTCGACGACGAACTGTACAACCTCGAATCAGATCCGAGAGAAACCAATGACCTCGCGTCAAAATATCCGGATCGCCTGGCCCGGATGCAGCGGGAGTTTCAGTCTGTGTTCGAGTCAGCAGTCGCCGAATCGCCTTACGATTGA
- a CDS encoding MYG1 family protein translates to MLTSILTHPGGAHKDDLLACCVLLADNPVRIERRDPKPEDLNSEEIAVIDIGHQHDPAKSNFDHHQFPREAPPSCALSLVLQDLGLYDDAKRFCDWLETSEWLDCRGPVNTADWLGAGRDILAKLNSPIDVTLLRRFAGQEVHQPGEPVWEIMRMIGQDLIAYISGLRERMAYIAEHAEIWELDGFSVLYLPRTEPLPGEPSAGLGRYIEELEVKTEVLATVYPDRRGEGYGMRRYNDDPRLDFTRIEQESDVHFAHKQGFIAKTSAVDPDRLKNLVQATFAQN, encoded by the coding sequence ATGCTTACATCCATCTTAACCCATCCCGGAGGGGCCCACAAAGACGATTTACTTGCCTGCTGCGTATTGCTGGCAGACAACCCCGTCCGGATCGAACGTCGTGACCCGAAACCGGAAGACCTGAATTCCGAAGAGATCGCGGTGATCGACATTGGTCACCAGCACGACCCTGCAAAGTCGAACTTCGATCATCACCAATTTCCCCGCGAGGCGCCGCCGAGTTGCGCCCTCTCACTCGTCTTGCAGGATCTTGGGCTTTATGACGATGCCAAGCGCTTCTGCGACTGGCTCGAAACCTCCGAGTGGCTGGACTGCCGCGGCCCGGTGAATACGGCAGACTGGCTCGGTGCCGGCCGCGATATCCTGGCCAAGCTGAATTCGCCGATCGATGTTACCCTGCTGCGCCGATTCGCCGGTCAGGAGGTTCACCAGCCGGGCGAACCAGTTTGGGAAATCATGCGCATGATCGGCCAGGATTTGATCGCCTACATTTCCGGCCTTCGGGAACGGATGGCATATATCGCGGAGCACGCCGAAATTTGGGAGCTCGACGGTTTTTCGGTGCTCTACTTGCCCCGTACCGAGCCTCTGCCCGGGGAGCCCTCTGCCGGTTTGGGCCGTTACATCGAAGAGCTTGAGGTCAAAACCGAAGTACTGGCGACAGTCTACCCCGACCGCCGGGGCGAAGGCTACGGGATGCGCCGCTACAATGATGATCCTCGCCTGGACTTCACCCGGATCGAACAGGAAAGCGATGTGCACTTCGCCCACAAGCAGGGCTTTATCGCGAAAACTTCGGCAGTCGACCCCGACCGTCTGAAAAATTTGGTTCAGGCAACCTTTGCGCAGAACTAA
- a CDS encoding transmembrane 220 family protein has product MKITCYLFTALFALFSVLQINDAAQYGNHDSWFWLLLYACTAITTFLHARRPLPFAALTAGIGFAVGACLFRLQDAVGNFDFAGLFRATAVPANMNAATQQPNEAAGLLLVAIWLTVLAWHVRPRQSRQTQS; this is encoded by the coding sequence ATGAAAATTACCTGCTATCTTTTCACAGCTCTCTTCGCCCTCTTCAGTGTTCTGCAGATCAACGACGCGGCGCAATATGGCAATCACGACAGCTGGTTCTGGCTTCTACTCTACGCCTGCACCGCCATCACCACTTTCCTCCATGCCCGCCGCCCACTGCCCTTCGCCGCACTTACGGCCGGCATCGGTTTCGCCGTCGGGGCCTGCCTCTTCCGTCTACAGGATGCCGTGGGCAATTTCGACTTTGCGGGCCTCTTTCGCGCCACTGCCGTCCCGGCAAACATGAACGCCGCCACCCAACAACCCAATGAAGCGGCCGGCCTGCTCCTCGTCGCGATCTGGCTCACGGTGCTCGCCTGGCATGTACGTCCCCGACAGAGTCGACAAACTCAATCGTAA
- a CDS encoding RimK family alpha-L-glutamate ligase — MKLAILSRGPKLYSTRRLREAAIQRGHKVKVFDTLKFGLYLRQGEPDLTYRGKHISDYDAIVPRIGNSVTFFGSAVVRQFEQMGVYCLNTADSILASRDKLSSMQALSRHDIGIAETAFVRNQNDILQGIQEMGGAPVVIKLLSGTQGVGVILAESNKVAEAIIETLSSVQQNVLVQKFVSESKGRDIRAFVVGDRVVAAMRRSAVGQEFRSNVHRGGRTEVVELDEAYERTAVRAAHILGLKVAGVDMLEGKDGPVIMEVNSSPGLEGIEGATGIDIAGEIVSFTEEQLKFGNMNVRERLTLTRGYTISEFSITPGASLAGQTILSSGLREHDIIVLRITRGGEQIANPDKNRELMVGDTLLCYGSQVALSSFMPDRVRKRRRKRKAPQKLDDHDPS; from the coding sequence ATAAAGTGAAAGTCTTCGATACACTCAAGTTCGGTCTCTACCTGAGGCAGGGCGAACCGGACCTGACCTACCGCGGCAAGCACATCAGCGACTACGATGCCATCGTTCCACGCATTGGAAATTCCGTTACCTTTTTTGGTAGCGCAGTGGTTCGCCAGTTTGAGCAAATGGGGGTCTATTGTCTGAACACGGCCGACTCGATTCTCGCTTCACGCGACAAACTGTCCTCCATGCAGGCGCTGAGCCGGCACGATATCGGAATCGCTGAAACCGCTTTCGTGCGGAACCAAAACGATATTCTGCAGGGCATACAGGAGATGGGTGGTGCGCCGGTTGTCATCAAACTCCTCTCCGGGACACAGGGGGTTGGTGTGATTCTGGCCGAGAGCAACAAGGTGGCCGAAGCGATTATTGAGACCCTTTCCAGTGTGCAACAAAACGTATTGGTGCAAAAATTCGTTTCCGAGTCTAAGGGGCGGGACATCCGCGCCTTCGTGGTGGGTGACCGGGTGGTGGCGGCGATGCGTCGTTCCGCGGTCGGTCAGGAGTTTCGCAGCAACGTGCACCGCGGCGGCCGCACTGAGGTCGTCGAGCTCGACGAGGCCTACGAGCGCACAGCGGTACGTGCGGCCCATATTCTCGGCCTTAAAGTAGCCGGTGTCGACATGCTGGAAGGTAAAGACGGCCCCGTTATCATGGAAGTGAACTCATCGCCCGGGCTGGAGGGGATAGAAGGGGCCACCGGTATCGATATTGCCGGAGAGATTGTCAGCTTTACGGAAGAGCAGCTCAAGTTCGGCAACATGAACGTGCGAGAACGACTGACCCTGACGCGCGGCTATACTATTTCGGAATTCAGTATTACGCCTGGCGCTTCGCTTGCCGGGCAAACCATCCTCAGCAGCGGTCTGCGTGAGCACGACATCATAGTTCTGCGGATAACCCGGGGAGGGGAGCAGATCGCAAATCCGGACAAAAACCGCGAACTCATGGTCGGCGATACGCTGCTTTGTTACGGCAGCCAGGTTGCTCTGAGCAGCTTTATGCCGGATCGCGTGCGCAAACGCCGCCGCAAGCGCAAGGCGCCACAAAAGCTGGATGATCACGATCCGTCATGA